From Candidatus Omnitrophota bacterium, the proteins below share one genomic window:
- a CDS encoding DUF2621 family protein, whose amino-acid sequence MPATWDKNTHEKFDQLIGKIPIFMRDIAREKISQRAESIVKQDNRSEITEKDMVDAFFAETPFGFHGPMKSDMETVGINYTQYGHPP is encoded by the coding sequence ATGCCCGCGACCTGGGATAAAAACACCCATGAAAAATTTGACCAATTGATTGGGAAAATTCCAATATTCATGCGGGACATCGCCAGGGAAAAAATTTCCCAACGGGCGGAGAGCATCGTCAAACAGGACAACCGCTCGGAGATCACGGAAAAAGACATGGTCGACGCCTTTTTCGCCGAAACCCCGTTCGGCTTCCACGGTCCGATGAAATCCGACATGGAAACTGTCGGCATTAATTACACCCAATACGGTCACCCCCCGTAG
- a CDS encoding cobalamin-dependent protein (Presence of a B(12) (cobalamin)-binding domain implies dependence on cobalamin itself, in one of its several forms, or in some unusual lineages, dependence on a cobalamin-like analog.): MTTDQQTRTDHIPQEGALTSRHITLLRPPVISSINSFSAPVTPPLAIAYLTAALKNAGFNVTPVDALGEAIEQVRIYRDPECRVRGLTTEEIVQRIPSHTDIIAVSCMFTQEWAFIKQVIRAVKKAFPAVPIIVGGEHATALPEEILADCPEVDMCALGEGEETIVDIARFFPRQPQRIPSIVYRAPGGEIRRTEKRTRIRDIEDIPRPAWDDLPLETYLGKGYAHGVNAGRTIPMLATRGCPFQCTFCSNKVMWTQRYYTRSPEDVVDEIQEYKRKYGIQNIDFADLTAIVKKDWIIKFGQLLKERHVDVSWSLPSGTRSEALDADVTKLMAETNCKYLVYAAESGSPRVLKEIKKEVKLDRMLESMKAAKRNGLTLRCNFIIGFPRERRSDVYRTLLFQWRCAFAGVDDAPLFLFSPYPGTELFDYLRKTGKIPAVNDDYFQSLLCYMDLTRGSSYCETIGSRELNFYRLIGMAVFYFLSYLIYPGRIVRSVRNIFVTRITATVFEQRLVEMFRMKKILKKNCGQAAQPV, encoded by the coding sequence ATGACAACCGACCAACAGACCCGGACAGATCACATTCCACAGGAAGGGGCCTTAACCTCCCGGCACATCACTCTCCTTCGGCCCCCCGTGATCTCCTCCATCAATTCCTTCAGCGCGCCTGTAACCCCGCCGCTGGCGATCGCCTATCTCACCGCGGCCCTGAAGAACGCCGGTTTTAACGTCACTCCCGTTGATGCGCTGGGGGAAGCGATCGAGCAGGTCCGCATTTACCGGGACCCCGAATGCCGGGTGAGGGGGCTGACAACCGAAGAGATCGTGCAACGCATTCCTTCCCACACGGACATCATCGCCGTCTCCTGCATGTTCACCCAGGAATGGGCCTTTATCAAGCAGGTGATCCGGGCCGTCAAGAAGGCCTTTCCGGCCGTCCCGATCATCGTCGGGGGGGAGCACGCCACGGCCCTGCCCGAAGAAATCCTCGCAGACTGCCCGGAGGTGGACATGTGCGCTCTGGGGGAGGGAGAGGAAACCATCGTCGATATCGCGCGTTTTTTCCCGCGCCAGCCGCAAAGGATCCCGTCCATCGTGTACCGCGCTCCGGGGGGAGAAATCCGCCGCACGGAAAAACGGACAAGGATCCGCGACATCGAGGATATCCCCCGTCCCGCCTGGGACGACCTGCCGCTGGAAACCTATCTGGGAAAAGGATACGCCCACGGCGTCAACGCCGGCCGCACGATCCCGATGCTGGCCACCCGCGGATGCCCGTTCCAGTGCACGTTCTGCTCCAACAAGGTGATGTGGACGCAGAGATACTACACCCGTTCTCCCGAAGACGTTGTTGACGAAATCCAGGAGTATAAGCGCAAATACGGGATCCAAAACATCGATTTCGCCGACCTGACCGCCATCGTCAAAAAGGACTGGATCATCAAATTCGGGCAATTGCTCAAAGAACGCCACGTGGATGTCTCCTGGTCGCTCCCTTCCGGCACCCGCTCCGAAGCCCTGGATGCCGACGTGACCAAGCTGATGGCGGAGACCAACTGCAAATACCTGGTCTACGCCGCGGAATCCGGCTCACCCCGGGTGCTGAAAGAGATCAAGAAAGAGGTCAAGCTCGACCGCATGCTCGAATCCATGAAAGCCGCCAAGCGCAACGGGTTGACCCTGCGCTGCAACTTCATCATCGGGTTCCCCCGGGAGCGGCGTTCCGATGTCTACCGGACGCTCCTGTTCCAGTGGCGGTGCGCCTTTGCCGGCGTGGACGACGCCCCGCTGTTCCTGTTCTCCCCGTACCCCGGCACCGAACTTTTCGATTACCTCCGGAAGACGGGAAAGATCCCGGCCGTCAACGACGATTACTTTCAAAGTCTTTTATGCTACATGGACCTGACCAGGGGAAGCTCCTACTGCGAGACCATCGGCTCGCGGGAGCTGAATTTTTACCGGCTCATCGGCATGGCGGTTTTCTATTTTCTCAGCTACCTCATTTACCCCGGGCGCATCGTGCGCAGCGTCAGAAATATCTTTGTCACCCGGATCACGGCCACTGTTTTTGAACAGCGGCTTGTGGAGATGTTCCGGATGAAAAAAATCCTTAAAAAGAATTGCGGCCAGGCCGCGCAACCCGTTTAA
- a CDS encoding VIT1/CCC1 family protein — MPANRSKQKQAKKGSPEPMNARQYILDEYSDYLLYNDLASLEKDPHNRETLLKLAEHEYGHHLFWKKFEPGYEPVVSRFFLFQFRLMRRLCGLTFTIKFLERHEHLVVDEYKKVAAELEGEDKAALEQIIRDESEHENFFIGQIQEAVIKYIGFIALGLADAIVEITGVHAGFLGVTNSTLFAGISGLIVGFSAAISMGSAAYLQAKQDTERSAWVSAVTTGISYIFSVIMLAIPYFLTQNMSLAFILSTLVGIGLIALLTFYSAIVFDRRFWREFLETVGLMLLTAGATFVLGTFLGNAFDIQHRP; from the coding sequence ATGCCTGCGAATCGATCGAAGCAGAAACAGGCTAAGAAGGGAAGCCCTGAACCCATGAACGCCCGGCAATACATTCTGGACGAGTACTCCGATTACCTGCTGTATAATGACCTCGCGTCGCTGGAAAAAGACCCCCACAACAGGGAAACCCTGCTTAAACTGGCCGAACATGAGTACGGGCATCATCTCTTCTGGAAAAAATTCGAGCCCGGCTACGAGCCGGTGGTCAGCCGGTTTTTCCTGTTCCAATTCCGCCTCATGCGCCGCCTCTGCGGGCTGACCTTCACGATCAAATTCCTGGAACGCCACGAACACCTGGTTGTTGACGAGTACAAAAAAGTCGCGGCCGAACTCGAGGGCGAGGACAAGGCCGCGCTGGAACAGATCATCCGCGACGAAAGCGAGCACGAAAACTTTTTCATCGGACAGATCCAGGAAGCGGTCATCAAGTATATCGGGTTCATCGCTCTGGGGCTGGCCGACGCGATCGTGGAAATCACGGGTGTGCACGCCGGTTTCCTGGGTGTCACCAATTCCACGCTCTTTGCCGGTATTTCCGGCCTCATCGTTGGGTTTTCAGCGGCGATCTCCATGGGATCGGCGGCCTATCTGCAGGCCAAACAGGACACCGAACGGTCCGCGTGGGTCTCGGCCGTGACCACAGGGATATCCTACATTTTCTCGGTCATTATGCTGGCCATCCCGTACTTCCTGACCCAAAACATGAGCCTGGCGTTCATTCTTTCTACGCTGGTCGGGATCGGGCTGATCGCGCTCTTGACCTTTTACAGCGCGATCGTCTTCGACCGCCGTTTCTGGCGGGAATTCCTGGAGACCGTCGGACTTATGTTATTGACCGCGGGGGCCACGTTTGTGCTGGGGACGTTCCTGGGCAACGCCTTCGACATCCAGCATAGACCTTGA
- a CDS encoding DUF1579 domain-containing protein produces MKKFFLLSLTWSIALAAGILFASPARAEEKPPAAASTEKAGMDETMMAKWQEYSTPAEGHKALEQFVGKWDHTVKWWMKPNSEPEVSTGQSEIQWMLSGRFLKHEATGTSMGQPFEGLGIYGYDNAKKQYTSLWLDNMGTGIMKSFGQYDEAAKMFTETGKHTCPLSENNERVYRGVTKFTDADHYTYEFYTLGEDGKEFRAMEITYSRAK; encoded by the coding sequence ATGAAAAAATTCTTCCTTTTATCCTTAACTTGGTCTATTGCCCTGGCCGCAGGAATATTGTTCGCCAGCCCTGCGCGGGCGGAGGAAAAACCCCCGGCAGCCGCATCAACGGAAAAAGCCGGGATGGACGAGACCATGATGGCCAAGTGGCAGGAATATTCGACACCGGCCGAAGGCCACAAGGCCCTGGAACAATTCGTCGGCAAATGGGACCACACAGTCAAATGGTGGATGAAGCCGAACAGCGAACCGGAAGTTTCGACAGGGCAAAGCGAAATCCAGTGGATGTTGAGCGGCCGGTTCCTCAAGCATGAAGCCACTGGCACTTCCATGGGCCAGCCGTTCGAAGGGCTGGGGATTTACGGCTATGACAACGCCAAAAAACAATATACTTCCCTCTGGCTTGACAACATGGGCACCGGCATCATGAAGAGCTTCGGGCAATATGACGAGGCCGCCAAGATGTTCACGGAAACCGGCAAACATACCTGCCCCCTGTCAGAGAACAACGAAAGGGTCTACCGCGGCGTGACGAAATTCACCGATGCCGATCATTACACATACGAATTTTACACGCTGGGTGAGGACGGCAAGGAATTCCGCGCGATGGAGATCACTTATTCTCGCGCAAAGTAG
- a CDS encoding DEAD/DEAH box helicase — MSPESEHMNKPHNHHTQEPAAESGGSFFGLGIAPKILEILERIKFVTPTPIQVKAIPLAIQGQDVIGIAQTGTGKTHAFAIPMVQRLAQNEGMAIILAPTRELALQIDEAVRMIAHAFGMKTACLIGGAPMHPQVEALRRRPRIIIATPGRFIDHMENHLIQMPRVNMLVLDEADRMLDMGFAPQVEKILRVTPKDRQTMLFSATMPGEIIRMVNAHMKLPTHVEIARSGTTADHITQELYIVKRESKLKLLGKVLSQYRGTVLLFIRTKHSAHKIVREVRAMGHRVAEIHSDKSLSQRREALEGFKSGKYRILVATDIASRGIDVTRIELVLNYDLPDDVSNYVHRIGRTGRAGCAGHAISFATPDQSSDVTSIEQMIQMQLPIVRHPDIQTEEFVRPQKPAQAAPRPRDPRAGRGRRRDFRHFRRR, encoded by the coding sequence ATGTCCCCGGAAAGCGAACACATGAACAAACCTCACAATCATCACACGCAGGAACCCGCGGCCGAAAGCGGAGGAAGCTTCTTCGGTTTAGGCATCGCGCCCAAAATACTGGAAATCCTGGAACGAATCAAATTTGTCACGCCGACCCCGATCCAGGTCAAGGCCATCCCCCTGGCGATCCAGGGGCAAGACGTGATCGGCATCGCGCAGACAGGGACCGGCAAGACCCATGCCTTCGCCATCCCCATGGTCCAGCGCCTTGCCCAGAACGAAGGCATGGCCATCATCCTCGCGCCGACGCGTGAGCTGGCACTCCAGATCGACGAAGCCGTGCGCATGATCGCCCACGCCTTCGGCATGAAGACCGCCTGCCTGATCGGCGGGGCCCCCATGCACCCGCAGGTGGAAGCCCTGCGCAGGAGACCCCGCATCATCATTGCGACCCCGGGACGTTTCATTGATCATATGGAGAATCACCTGATCCAGATGCCGCGGGTCAATATGCTGGTCCTGGACGAGGCTGACCGCATGCTCGACATGGGGTTTGCCCCCCAGGTCGAAAAAATCCTGCGGGTGACCCCCAAAGACCGCCAGACCATGCTGTTCTCGGCGACCATGCCGGGAGAGATCATCCGGATGGTCAACGCGCACATGAAACTCCCGACTCACGTCGAAATCGCCCGGTCCGGGACGACCGCCGACCACATCACGCAAGAGCTTTACATCGTCAAACGCGAATCCAAGCTCAAATTATTGGGCAAGGTCCTCTCCCAGTACCGCGGCACGGTGCTCTTGTTTATCCGCACCAAACACAGCGCGCATAAAATCGTGCGGGAAGTCCGCGCCATGGGACACCGCGTGGCGGAGATCCATTCCGACAAATCCTTAAGCCAGAGGAGAGAGGCGCTGGAGGGGTTCAAATCCGGAAAATACCGCATCCTGGTGGCGACCGACATCGCGTCACGCGGCATCGACGTCACCCGGATCGAACTTGTGCTCAATTACGACCTGCCGGACGACGTCTCCAACTATGTCCACCGCATCGGCCGAACAGGCCGGGCCGGATGCGCGGGGCACGCGATCTCATTTGCCACGCCCGACCAGAGCAGCGACGTGACCAGCATCGAGCAGATGATCCAGATGCAGCTGCCCATCGTGCGGCACCCGGACATCCAGACGGAAGAATTTGTCCGCCCCCAAAAGCCCGCGCAAGCGGCGCCGCGGCCCAGAGACCCCAGGGCCGGAAGAGGCCGCCGCCGCGATTTCCGGCATTTCCGCCGAAGATAA
- a CDS encoding SRPBCC family protein yields the protein MTGLRESKTLSIAIDRDPQAVYAFVTDPENLPKWAVTFCRSAVKSGEGWRIETSAGPMAVRFAPRNEFGVMDHYLTLPDGNEILVPMRVVPNNNGCEMIFTIFRQPGMSDENYAKDAGLVEQDLKNLKHILEKH from the coding sequence TGAGCATTGCCATCGATCGCGACCCGCAGGCGGTGTACGCGTTTGTCACCGATCCGGAGAATCTCCCGAAATGGGCCGTGACGTTCTGCCGGTCCGCCGTAAAATCCGGAGAAGGATGGCGGATCGAAACTTCGGCAGGGCCCATGGCCGTCCGATTCGCCCCCCGCAACGAATTCGGGGTCATGGACCATTATTTGACGCTGCCTGACGGAAATGAGATTCTTGTCCCCATGCGTGTCGTGCCCAACAATAACGGCTGCGAAATGATCTTCACCATCTTCCGGCAGCCGGGCATGTCCGACGAAAATTACGCCAAGGACGCGGGGCTGGTGGAGCAGGACTTGAAAAATCTAAAACATATTCTCGAGAAACACTAA